The window GATACCCGAACGAAACCAATGGCGGAGCTACCCGACAAACTCCTCGGCATCGATATCGACGGGAGCGACGGCTCCCGTTCGGGACGAACCCGCAGCGCGGACGATCCCGGCCAGGACGCGGAGGAACGGATCCGCGTCGTCCTGTTCCGGGTCGGCGACCACCGGTTCGCGGTGCCGGTCGACGACGTTCGGACGACGACCGAACTCCAGGAAGACGTGACGCCGGTTCCGCGAGCCGCCGACGTCATCGAGGGCGTCGTCGACCTCCGCGGGGAGGTTACGGCGGTACTCGACCCGTCGGTTCACTTCCCGCCGGCCCGGGTCGATCCCGACAGCGACCAACTGCTCGTCTTCGAACGCCCCGCCGACCTGCAGGCCGCGGCGATCCGCGTCGACGACGTCCTCCGCGTCGAACCGGTCCCGGAGTCGAAAGTCCACGACGAAGAGAGCATCGCGGACTCCCCGTTCGACGGGGACGCACTCGAGCACCCGCTCGTCGCAGCGCTGCTCGAGCGTGAACGACGGCCGACGCGGCGGCTCGAGGACCCGGTCGTCACTCCCGAGCCGGTCGACGGGGCGGGCGAGGCCGGAAGCGATCCCGAACGCGAACGGACCGGATCCGGGGCGGACGCGAGCGACCCCGCCGTGGAGTCGTTCGACCTCGAGGAGGACGATGGGGCCGCCGACGTATCCGCGACGGGAGCGACGGCCGATCGGGTTATCGTCGAGGGAACCCCCTTGATCGACGTGGAGGACTTCCTGGCGGCGTCCGGGCAGCGCGGCGATTCGCAACCGGCCCTCGAGACTGACCCGGCATAGCGACTCGAGGTCGGTCGGGAGTCAGCGTCGGCGGTCCGACGACGAAACGGCCGCCAGTCGCGAGGTAGCCCCGGACGACCCGTCGAATACACCGTGTGTATAACCGTTCGTGGTACCCCCGCTTTCCCCGGTCGTCGACCCGGTATCTGTACCTTATCACGATTGATAATCGAGAGACAGCATTTATGGTAATCGTATTTCTATCAGAATTTGGTGTACTACTGAATGTCGACAGGGGTGCTCATCGTGGACGACTCACATTTTATGCGGAATCTACTGCGACAGATCCTCGAGGAGGATTACCGCATTCTCGGCGAGGCGTCCAACGGTGCCGAAGCGGTCAAACTGTACAAGGAACACGAACCCGACATCGTAATGATGGACATCGTGATGCCGAAGTGTAACGGCATCAAGGCCACGGCTGCCATCAAGAAGATCGACCCGGACGCCCGGGTGATCATGTGTACGAGCGTCGGACAACGCGAAAAGATGAAACTGGCCGTCAAGGCCGGCGCGGACGGCTACGTGACGAAGCCGTTCGAGGAACCGAGCGTCAGAAAGGCGCTTACGGACGTCGTCGCGGCATGACGCGCGCACTCGTTGTCGACGACTCGCAGTTCATGCGAACAGTCATCGGCAACGCGCTCGCCGACGCCGGCTACGACGTCGAAACGGCCGCGAACGGACGCGAGGCCCTCGAGGCAG of the Halobiforma lacisalsi AJ5 genome contains:
- a CDS encoding chemotaxis protein CheW, with protein sequence MAELPDKLLGIDIDGSDGSRSGRTRSADDPGQDAEERIRVVLFRVGDHRFAVPVDDVRTTTELQEDVTPVPRAADVIEGVVDLRGEVTAVLDPSVHFPPARVDPDSDQLLVFERPADLQAAAIRVDDVLRVEPVPESKVHDEESIADSPFDGDALEHPLVAALLERERRPTRRLEDPVVTPEPVDGAGEAGSDPERERTGSGADASDPAVESFDLEEDDGAADVSATGATADRVIVEGTPLIDVEDFLAASGQRGDSQPALETDPA
- the cheY gene encoding chemotaxis protein CheY, which produces MSTGVLIVDDSHFMRNLLRQILEEDYRILGEASNGAEAVKLYKEHEPDIVMMDIVMPKCNGIKATAAIKKIDPDARVIMCTSVGQREKMKLAVKAGADGYVTKPFEEPSVRKALTDVVAA